In Candidatus Limnocylindrales bacterium, a single window of DNA contains:
- a CDS encoding VOC family protein, with protein MIKIVDFSHVSITITNLERSKDFYGRILGLKEIARPDFDFPGAWYGFGPYQLHLILPKPGSNSIHTAKTIVEGSQQETEPYMRDDHHIAFIIENYEETKKILESEGVPFREGRNAKLGLRQLFCWDPDGHLVELGVYDR; from the coding sequence ATGATTAAAATCGTAGATTTTAGCCATGTATCCATTACCATTACAAACTTAGAAAGGTCCAAAGATTTTTACGGGAGAATCCTGGGACTTAAAGAAATTGCCAGACCTGATTTCGACTTTCCGGGAGCCTGGTACGGTTTTGGACCCTATCAACTTCATCTTATCTTGCCAAAACCCGGCTCCAATTCCATCCACACAGCTAAAACTATCGTTGAAGGTTCCCAGCAGGAAACTGAACCCTATATGCGGGATGACCATCATATCGCTTTTATAATTGAAAATTATGAAGAAACTAAGAAGATCCTGGAAAGCGAGGGGGTTCCTTTTCGAGAAGGCCGTAATGCAAAACTGGGTCTTCGACAACTGTTCTGCTGGGACCCGGATGGGCACCTGGTAGAGTTGGGGGTATATGATCGATAA
- a CDS encoding sodium:proton antiporter has product MDVIHSMDVPPLISVLPFILLLLAIAFLPLIKGYWWESHKNKAQVIGIFSLPILLYLLFKDPFQLVHAFEEYIAFILLLGSLYTISGGIALVGEIIPTPAATTLLLGLGMVLANLIGTTGASMLLIRPLLKIMTTRKTVHHTVIFFIFLVSNIGGCLTPLGDPPLFLGYLNGVPFTWTFKLWKPWLLLGSGLLTLHFVLDYLIWKKENPFNMSRILEGNWKSPGVKLHLEGKINFVFLFGVVLSVAFLGSPYREIFMIGMGILSILATPDELRARNSFTYDPIYEVAILFLGIFITMQPALLILRTQGQTLGITEPWQFFWISGTLSSFLDNAPTYLTFFNLAKSLGTSGSIPGIPEERILEAISLGSVFMGANTYIGNGPNFMVKSVAEATGVKMPTFFGYMLWSMGILIPSFLITSYLFFD; this is encoded by the coding sequence ATGGATGTAATTCATTCAATGGATGTTCCGCCGCTTATTAGCGTACTTCCCTTTATCCTTCTTCTACTGGCCATTGCCTTTTTACCCTTAATAAAGGGATATTGGTGGGAGAGTCATAAAAATAAGGCCCAGGTTATTGGAATTTTTAGTTTGCCTATCCTTCTTTACCTTCTCTTTAAAGATCCCTTTCAACTGGTCCATGCCTTCGAAGAATATATCGCTTTTATTCTCCTTCTAGGATCTCTATACACCATATCCGGTGGAATTGCACTGGTTGGTGAAATTATACCGACCCCCGCTGCGACGACCCTGCTTTTGGGATTGGGGATGGTCCTGGCCAATCTCATCGGAACCACCGGGGCTTCCATGCTGCTGATCCGTCCATTGTTAAAAATAATGACCACCCGAAAGACCGTTCACCACACGGTTATTTTTTTTATATTTTTAGTAAGTAATATCGGAGGTTGTTTAACCCCTTTGGGGGATCCACCCCTATTTTTAGGATACCTCAATGGAGTTCCTTTTACCTGGACTTTTAAACTCTGGAAACCCTGGTTATTATTGGGAAGCGGGCTTCTGACTCTACATTTTGTACTGGATTATCTGATCTGGAAAAAAGAAAATCCTTTCAACATGTCCCGGATCCTGGAAGGCAATTGGAAATCCCCTGGGGTCAAGCTTCACCTGGAAGGGAAAATTAACTTTGTATTTTTATTCGGAGTGGTCCTGAGTGTTGCTTTTTTAGGCAGTCCTTATCGAGAGATTTTTATGATCGGGATGGGAATTTTATCCATACTGGCTACTCCGGATGAACTCCGTGCCCGAAATAGTTTTACTTATGATCCCATTTATGAAGTAGCCATTCTCTTCCTGGGAATTTTTATCACCATGCAACCGGCGCTTCTGATCCTGAGGACCCAGGGTCAGACCCTTGGGATTACAGAGCCCTGGCAGTTTTTCTGGATAAGCGGGACCCTTTCCTCTTTTCTCGATAATGCTCCAACGTACCTGACCTTTTTTAATCTGGCCAAGAGTTTGGGGACCTCTGGCTCTATACCAGGTATACCCGAGGAGAGAATTTTAGAAGCTATCTCCCTGGGTTCTGTCTTTATGGGGGCTAATACTTACATCGGTAACGGACCCAATTTTATGGTTAAATCGGTTGCCGAAGCAACCGGGGTTAAAATGCCGACCTTTTTTGGTTACATGCTCTGGTCTATGGGGATTCTCATCCCGAGTTTTTTAATTACCAGTTACCTATTTTTTGATTAA